Within Sporosarcina sp. PTS2304, the genomic segment ATACCAGGTCCGCCGGTAGCCATGATGACAGCATCTGCTTTAAATGCTTGAATTTCCATTGTCTTCATGTTTTGCGCTTTAATACCGCGGCAAACGCCCTCTTCATCTTTAATGATACCGAGGAACTCCCAGTGCTCATATTTTTGTACTAATCCTGCTACTTCATGTGAACGAACTTGTTCATCTAGAGCGTAAAGTAATTGTTGTCCAGTTGTCGCACCCGCATAAGCTGTACGGTGGTGAAGTGTACCACCGAAACGGCGGAAATCCAATAGACCCTCTGGTGTACGGTTAAACATTACACCCATACGGTCCAATAAGTGGATGATGCCAGGAGCTGCTGCCGTCATTGCTTGCACTGGTTTTTGATTCGCTAGGAAGTCTCCACCGTAAACCGTATCATCAAAGTGAATATCGACTGAGTCGCCTTCACCTTTCGTATTTACAGCACCGTTAATGCCGCCTTGGGCACATACAGAGTGGGAACGTTTCACTGGTACTAGCGAGAACAGGTCAACCGGTGTGCCAGCTTCTGCTGATTTGATGGTAGCCATTAAACCAGCTAGTCCTCCACCGACGACAATCAATCTGCCTTTTGCCATTATTGTTTCACTCCTCAATTATACGTGATTTCATTAGTTTTTAAAGGTTAGTTTTTAAATTAGACAAATGCTAATAGCGCTTGAACTCCGATTACAGAAAGCACTAAGAACACGATGATTGTAATATAAGATACAATCTTTTGTGAATTTGGTGATTGTGCGATACCCCAAGTGACACAGAAAGACCAAAGTCCGTTTGCCAAGTGGAAAGTCGCAGATAGAATTCCAACGATGTAGAATACAAGCATTAATGGGTTTGATAAAATATCAGCCATCATGTTGAAGTCTACTTCTGTTCCAAGTGCTTTTTGGATGCGTGTTTCATAAACGTGCCATGCAATAAAGATTACAAGGAATACGCCTGTGAAACGTTGTAGTGTAAACATCCAGTTACGGAATGTCCCATAATGCCCTACATTGTATTTCGCAGAAAAAGCTATGTACACTCCATAAAAAGCGTGGAACATTAATGGAATATAAATGATGAACCATTCCAAGAATAATACAAACGGCAAGTTCCCCATAAAATTAGATGCATTGTTGAATGCTTCTTCACCGCGCGTCGCAAAGTGGTTGATGACTAAGTGTTG encodes:
- a CDS encoding succinate dehydrogenase cytochrome b558 subunit, with translation MSKETDFFLRRLHSLLGVIPVGLFVAQHLVINHFATRGEEAFNNASNFMGNLPFVLFLEWFIIYIPLMFHAFYGVYIAFSAKYNVGHYGTFRNWMFTLQRFTGVFLVIFIAWHVYETRIQKALGTEVDFNMMADILSNPLMLVFYIVGILSATFHLANGLWSFCVTWGIAQSPNSQKIVSYITIIVFLVLSVIGVQALLAFV